Proteins encoded within one genomic window of Raineyella fluvialis:
- a CDS encoding ABC transporter ATP-binding protein, with protein sequence MARISLNNLVKTYDDGFTAVKGVSLDIADGEFMILVGPSGCGKSTLLRMIVGLEDITSGDLTIDGKRVNDIPPRDRNLSMVFQNYALYPHLTVYENIAFPLRLSKNKLADSELDRRVRQAADMLDLRDHLDRKPANLSGGQRQRVAMGRAIVRQADAFLFDEPLSNLDAKLRGQMRSQIAQLQRRLGTTSVYVTHDQTEAMTLGDRVAVLKKGLLQQVGSPRELYEQPVNLFVAGFIGSPSMNFLAATVEGNSLRTPLGPLAVPDRVLAAARGKDTVILGIRPEFFEDDALVDDNVRSHGTTFETTMSHTEWLGNEQYGYLDYQQDPKVQTLMNELARDLDQDEMPSNVVVTLDSASRIRGGRPAKLWVDTRTVHVFDPADGRNLTRDADAGAELTALAEEERVSEIQAAKG encoded by the coding sequence ATGGCCCGAATCTCCCTCAACAATCTCGTGAAGACCTACGATGACGGCTTCACCGCCGTCAAGGGCGTCAGCCTCGACATCGCCGACGGGGAGTTCATGATCCTCGTCGGCCCGTCCGGCTGCGGCAAGTCCACCCTGCTCCGGATGATCGTCGGACTGGAGGACATCACCTCCGGAGACCTGACGATCGACGGCAAGCGGGTCAACGACATCCCGCCGCGGGACCGCAACCTCTCGATGGTCTTCCAGAACTACGCCCTCTACCCTCACCTGACCGTCTACGAGAACATCGCCTTCCCGCTGCGGCTCAGCAAGAACAAGCTCGCGGACTCGGAGTTGGACCGGCGCGTACGCCAAGCCGCCGACATGCTGGACCTGCGCGACCACCTCGACCGCAAGCCGGCCAACCTCTCCGGTGGCCAGCGGCAGCGCGTCGCGATGGGCCGGGCCATCGTCCGGCAGGCCGACGCCTTCCTCTTCGACGAGCCGCTGTCCAACCTGGATGCCAAGCTGCGCGGCCAGATGCGCTCGCAGATTGCCCAGTTGCAGCGCCGCCTCGGCACCACCTCGGTCTACGTCACCCACGACCAGACCGAGGCGATGACCCTGGGGGACCGGGTGGCCGTACTGAAGAAGGGCCTGCTGCAGCAGGTCGGCAGCCCGCGCGAACTGTACGAGCAGCCGGTCAACCTGTTCGTCGCCGGGTTCATCGGCTCACCGTCGATGAACTTCCTCGCCGCCACGGTCGAGGGGAACAGCCTGCGGACACCCCTCGGCCCCCTGGCCGTCCCGGATCGCGTCCTTGCCGCGGCCCGGGGGAAGGACACCGTCATCCTGGGCATCCGGCCGGAGTTCTTCGAGGACGACGCCCTGGTCGACGACAACGTCCGGTCGCACGGCACCACGTTCGAGACGACGATGAGCCACACCGAGTGGCTCGGCAACGAGCAGTACGGCTACCTCGACTACCAGCAGGATCCGAAGGTGCAGACCCTGATGAACGAGCTGGCCCGCGATCTCGACCAGGACGAGATGCCCTCCAACGTCGTGGTCACCCTCGACTCGGCGAGCAGGATCCGGGGCGGGCGGCCCGCCAAGCTCTGGGTGGACACCCGGACGGTGCACGTCTTCGATCCCGCCGACGGAAGGAACCTGACGCGGGACGCCGACGCCGGGGCCGAACTCACGGCGCTGGCCGAGGAGGAACGCGTCTCGGAGATCCAGGCGGCCAAGGGCTGA
- a CDS encoding carbohydrate ABC transporter permease — translation MSTAVDTAAPAARTSRRVVTERARGERRLGWTLAGPAFIVMVAVTIYPILQAIYDSLFNYRLTAPGERRFVGLANYGVVLSDHVFWRDLGVTALITVVTVAVELVLGFLLALVMNNAIRGLKGWLRTVILIPYGTITVVSAFAWFYMFDINSGYVNKWFAWLPGIGPSFDWFGSTGPALFVIMASEIWKTTPFISLLLLSGLAQVPSELTEAAKVDGATWWERMSRVILPNMRAAIMVAVLFRALDAFRIFDNIFIMTNGAYGTEALSLLAYRTSIGRLEIGLGSAVSVILFLLVILISVIAIKGFRVDLAGRGVK, via the coding sequence ATGAGCACCGCTGTCGACACCGCTGCACCCGCCGCGAGGACCTCACGACGGGTGGTGACCGAGCGGGCCCGGGGCGAACGGCGCCTCGGCTGGACGCTCGCCGGGCCCGCGTTCATCGTGATGGTCGCCGTCACCATCTACCCGATCCTCCAGGCCATCTACGACTCGCTGTTCAACTATCGCCTCACCGCCCCGGGTGAGCGACGCTTCGTGGGCCTGGCCAACTACGGTGTGGTCCTCAGCGACCATGTCTTCTGGCGTGATCTCGGCGTCACCGCCCTGATCACCGTCGTCACCGTCGCCGTGGAACTCGTCCTCGGCTTCCTGCTCGCGCTCGTGATGAACAACGCGATCCGCGGGCTGAAGGGCTGGTTGCGTACGGTCATCCTGATCCCGTACGGCACCATCACCGTCGTCTCGGCCTTCGCCTGGTTCTACATGTTCGACATCAACTCCGGATACGTGAACAAGTGGTTCGCCTGGTTGCCGGGCATCGGACCGTCGTTCGACTGGTTCGGCTCGACCGGGCCGGCCCTGTTCGTCATCATGGCGTCCGAGATCTGGAAGACCACCCCCTTCATCTCCCTGCTGCTGCTCTCCGGCCTGGCGCAGGTCCCGAGTGAACTGACCGAAGCCGCCAAGGTCGACGGGGCGACGTGGTGGGAGCGGATGAGTCGGGTCATCCTGCCGAACATGAGGGCGGCCATCATGGTCGCCGTCCTCTTCCGGGCCCTCGACGCCTTCCGCATCTTCGACAACATCTTCATCATGACCAACGGCGCGTACGGCACCGAGGCGCTGTCGCTACTGGCCTACCGGACCTCGATCGGGCGACTGGAGATCGGGCTCGGTTCGGCCGTGTCCGTCATCCTGTTCCTCCTCGTGATCCTGATCTCCGTGATCGCCATCAAGGGCTTCAGGGTGGACCTGGCCGGACGAGGAGTGAAGTGA
- a CDS encoding carbohydrate ABC transporter permease: protein MTSLSTKQKVLWGLVAIVVLLYTLWPLASILFTSFKSSSDVTSGTFLPPHWVGDNYASLFAGAAKSLFLPALRNSIGISLIATAIAVVLATFCAYAIARLDFPGKRLVLNTALGVSIFPIISLTTPLFNLWRRVGLYDTWPGLIIPYLSLTLPISIYTLAAYFQQIPWDLERAAQVDGATNWQAFSKVIVPLAAPGVFTTAIIAFFIAWNDFVYGISLTSTSAARPVPAALAFFTGASQFEEPTGAIAAAAIVVTIPIVIVVLLFQRQIVSGLTQGAVKG from the coding sequence ATGACCAGCCTCTCCACCAAGCAGAAGGTCCTCTGGGGCCTGGTCGCGATCGTGGTCCTGCTCTACACGCTGTGGCCGCTGGCCTCGATCCTGTTCACGTCGTTCAAGTCGTCCTCCGACGTCACCTCGGGCACCTTCCTGCCGCCCCACTGGGTCGGCGACAACTACGCCAGCCTCTTCGCCGGCGCCGCGAAGAGCCTCTTCCTCCCGGCGCTGCGCAACTCGATCGGCATCTCGCTGATAGCGACCGCCATCGCGGTGGTGCTGGCGACGTTCTGCGCGTACGCCATCGCCAGGCTCGATTTCCCGGGGAAGCGACTCGTGCTGAACACGGCCCTGGGGGTGTCGATCTTCCCGATCATCTCGCTCACCACTCCGCTGTTCAATCTGTGGCGTCGGGTCGGCCTGTACGACACCTGGCCCGGCCTGATCATCCCGTACCTCTCGCTCACCCTGCCGATCTCGATCTACACACTGGCCGCCTACTTCCAGCAGATCCCCTGGGACCTCGAGCGGGCGGCCCAGGTCGACGGGGCGACAAACTGGCAGGCGTTCAGCAAGGTCATCGTCCCGCTCGCGGCGCCTGGGGTCTTCACCACCGCCATCATCGCCTTCTTCATCGCCTGGAACGACTTCGTCTACGGCATCTCGCTGACGTCGACCTCGGCGGCGAGACCGGTACCCGCAGCGTTGGCGTTCTTCACCGGCGCCTCCCAGTTCGAGGAGCCCACCGGAGCCATCGCGGCCGCGGCGATCGTGGTCACCATCCCGATCGTCATCGTCGTGCTGCTCTTCCAGCGCCAGATCGTCTCCGGTCTCACCCAAGGCGCGGTCAAGGGCTGA
- a CDS encoding chorismate mutase, producing the protein MAELRRLRSSIDNMDAALVHLLAERFKITQRVGVLKATHDLPAADPDREAEQIQRLRALAEDSHLDPEFAEKFLTFIVSEVVRHHEAIRRDHPGAS; encoded by the coding sequence ATGGCCGAGCTGAGGCGTCTGCGCTCCTCCATCGACAACATGGATGCCGCCCTGGTGCACCTGTTGGCAGAGCGATTCAAGATCACCCAGCGCGTCGGCGTGCTGAAGGCCACCCATGACCTGCCGGCCGCCGATCCCGACCGTGAGGCTGAGCAGATCCAGCGGCTGCGTGCGCTCGCCGAGGATTCGCACCTGGACCCGGAGTTCGCTGAGAAGTTCCTGACTTTCATCGTCTCCGAGGTCGTCCGCCACCACGAGGCCATCCGCCGCGACCACCCCGGTGCCTCCTGA
- a CDS encoding sugar ABC transporter substrate-binding protein, producing MDQARTSRTRRRRALAMAVATGMAVTVALSGCSTNQGGSSPTLTWYINPDDGGQAQIAQRCSSASGGKYTIQTSLLPRDASSQREQLARRLAAGDSSLDIMSLDPPFMPELAEPGFLAPVPQDLATSSTKNAVEGAVKGATWKGKIVAVPFWANTQLLWYKKSVAQQAGLDMSQPVTWDQLIAAAEKTGKQLGVQGIRSESMTVWVNALYESQGQHIITNPQASGADYQLGLDSAAGTEAARIIGTIGQKGLGGPGITTQNESITMKNWQADKGSFMVNWPFVYAATQSAVKQGSVQQSLVDDMGWALYPRVKADQPTAPPLGGIVLGVGAKSKHVDLAYQAVSCIVSPANQAYYFVSNGNPPADKTAYDDPAVRAKYPMADTIRESLDLAKPRPQTPYYNEISTSIQQRWTPLSSVSASTPKDTQDFVQAVLKGERLL from the coding sequence ATGGATCAGGCTCGTACGTCGCGTACGCGACGAAGGCGGGCGCTGGCGATGGCTGTGGCGACCGGCATGGCCGTCACCGTCGCGCTGAGCGGCTGCTCGACCAATCAAGGGGGCTCGTCCCCCACCCTCACCTGGTACATCAACCCCGACGACGGTGGTCAGGCACAGATCGCCCAGAGGTGTTCGTCCGCCTCGGGTGGCAAGTACACCATCCAGACCTCGCTCCTTCCCCGCGATGCGAGCTCGCAACGTGAGCAGTTGGCACGGCGGCTCGCTGCGGGGGATTCGTCCCTGGACATCATGAGTCTTGACCCGCCGTTCATGCCGGAACTGGCCGAGCCGGGCTTCCTCGCTCCGGTGCCGCAGGATCTGGCCACCTCCTCGACGAAGAATGCCGTCGAGGGCGCGGTCAAGGGCGCGACCTGGAAGGGGAAGATCGTCGCCGTCCCCTTCTGGGCCAACACCCAGTTGCTCTGGTACAAGAAGTCCGTCGCCCAGCAGGCCGGCCTCGACATGTCGCAGCCCGTCACCTGGGACCAGCTCATCGCCGCAGCGGAGAAGACCGGCAAACAACTCGGCGTCCAAGGGATCCGGTCGGAATCGATGACCGTGTGGGTGAACGCCCTCTACGAATCGCAGGGCCAGCACATCATCACGAACCCGCAGGCGTCGGGTGCCGACTACCAGCTCGGACTGGACAGCGCCGCCGGGACGGAAGCCGCTCGGATCATCGGGACGATCGGTCAGAAGGGCCTGGGTGGTCCTGGTATCACCACCCAGAACGAAAGCATCACGATGAAGAACTGGCAGGCAGACAAGGGCTCCTTCATGGTGAACTGGCCCTTCGTCTACGCGGCCACCCAGAGCGCCGTGAAGCAGGGGAGCGTCCAGCAGTCCCTCGTGGACGACATGGGGTGGGCGCTCTACCCGCGGGTGAAGGCCGACCAGCCGACGGCGCCCCCGCTCGGGGGCATCGTGCTGGGCGTGGGGGCGAAGAGCAAGCACGTCGATCTCGCCTACCAGGCGGTGTCGTGCATCGTCTCCCCGGCGAACCAGGCGTACTACTTCGTCTCCAACGGCAACCCGCCGGCGGACAAGACGGCGTACGACGATCCGGCCGTACGGGCCAAGTACCCGATGGCTGACACCATCCGGGAATCCCTCGACCTGGCCAAGCCGCGGCCGCAGACCCCGTACTACAACGAGATCAGCACCTCGATCCAGCAGCGCTGGACGCCACTGTCCTCCGTCTCGGCCAGTACGCCCAAGGACACCCAGGACTTCGTCCAAGCCGTCCTGAAGGGGGAACGACTGCTATGA